A stretch of the Clostridium fungisolvens genome encodes the following:
- a CDS encoding phosphoenolpyruvate carboxykinase, giving the protein MRKEFSMSNDKVTINFTEKYCSNYESLLQSYGFKRVLDTFLKKAKVRNSHSYKLLAQKLGTTDTREIRKALVRTFQLLTIMSADEIISYNEDVEKIIEDREGFFAIIEDIYSFWRRLERYTIIHNNRIRDGIASVSFLDANSQFSMLILNFYRTIEKNVIGTMPNIFRQLPAGGNACILINNPIWTVPEEYKVLEEVPFIETIALETPFITYPKKNTRDGMFAEVYENPLVNGKIDKDNWFCYPAKIGELLAFVYFHRDFMEHGITLSNLFELAREDEYKGRKPDIVYTFGVEEDTEELKTVFYEDKKNDIMYGYVNHNENIDYFGYMKKMCLTLHNLIMIKRGYLPIHGAMVNIVLKNGKNANVVIIGDSGAGKSESLEAFRALSEDHVSEMTVVFDDMGSFKLKDEGIYGYGTEVGAFVRLDDLDQGYAFKEIDRSIFMNPDKINARLVMPVSTYKEIIKGYKVDILLYANNYERVEQGGNAIELFESPAKAIDVFKAGARMAKGTTTETGLVTSYFANPFGPAQKQAETDILIDQYFNRSFEDGIKVGQIKTCLAVSGLEKNGPKTAALELFELIKSL; this is encoded by the coding sequence ATGCGTAAAGAATTTTCAATGAGCAATGATAAGGTAACAATTAATTTTACAGAGAAATATTGCAGTAATTATGAAAGCTTATTGCAAAGCTATGGATTTAAGAGAGTGCTAGATACGTTTTTAAAGAAAGCTAAGGTGAGAAACTCCCATAGTTATAAATTACTTGCACAAAAATTGGGGACTACAGACACAAGAGAAATCAGAAAAGCTCTAGTAAGAACATTTCAATTATTAACTATAATGAGTGCGGATGAAATAATATCTTACAATGAAGATGTTGAAAAAATAATTGAAGATAGAGAAGGCTTTTTTGCTATAATTGAAGACATCTATTCTTTCTGGAGAAGATTAGAGAGATATACTATTATTCATAATAATAGAATCAGGGATGGAATTGCATCAGTTAGCTTTTTAGATGCTAATTCTCAATTTTCAATGCTTATATTGAATTTTTATAGAACTATAGAAAAAAATGTAATCGGAACTATGCCAAATATATTTAGACAACTACCTGCAGGTGGAAACGCATGTATTCTTATAAATAATCCTATATGGACAGTGCCAGAGGAATATAAGGTTTTAGAAGAGGTTCCATTTATTGAAACAATAGCGTTAGAAACTCCATTTATAACATATCCTAAGAAAAATACAAGAGATGGTATGTTTGCTGAAGTTTACGAAAATCCTTTAGTTAATGGGAAGATAGATAAAGATAATTGGTTCTGTTATCCAGCAAAAATTGGAGAACTTTTAGCTTTTGTTTACTTCCACAGAGATTTCATGGAGCACGGTATAACTCTAAGTAACCTATTTGAGCTTGCAAGAGAAGATGAATATAAAGGAAGAAAACCTGATATTGTATATACTTTTGGTGTGGAAGAAGATACTGAAGAGCTTAAAACAGTTTTCTACGAAGATAAAAAGAATGATATAATGTATGGTTATGTTAACCATAATGAAAATATAGATTATTTTGGATATATGAAAAAGATGTGTTTAACTTTACACAATCTTATAATGATAAAAAGAGGATATTTGCCTATACATGGTGCAATGGTAAATATAGTTCTTAAGAATGGCAAGAACGCTAATGTTGTAATAATAGGTGATAGTGGAGCAGGTAAGTCAGAAAGCTTAGAAGCATTCAGAGCCTTAAGTGAAGATCACGTAAGTGAAATGACTGTAGTTTTTGATGATATGGGGTCATTTAAGCTAAAAGATGAAGGTATTTATGGATACGGAACTGAAGTAGGTGCTTTTGTTAGACTTGACGATTTAGATCAAGGATATGCATTTAAAGAGATTGATAGAAGTATATTTATGAATCCTGACAAGATAAATGCAAGACTTGTTATGCCGGTTTCAACTTATAAAGAGATTATAAAAGGCTATAAAGTAGATATTTTACTTTATGCCAACAATTATGAAAGAGTTGAGCAAGGCGGAAATGCAATTGAGTTATTTGAGTCTCCTGCAAAAGCTATCGATGTATTTAAGGCTGGAGCAAGAATGGCCAAAGGCACAACTACTGAAACAGGATTGGTTACATCATATTTCGCGAACCCATTTGGGCCAGCACAAAAGCAAGCTGAAACTGATATACTAATCGATCAATACTTTAACAGAAGTTTTGAAGATGGTATAAAGGTTGGACAAATAAAGACTTGTTTAGCAGTGTCAGGGCTTGAAAAAAATGGACCTAAGACTGCAGCACTTGAATTGTTTGAGCTTATAAAATCACTTTAA
- a CDS encoding putative ABC transporter permease gives MLIQILNGFSVYEIVFFFAIYSFLGWCIEVAYAYTNRGYFVNRGFLYGPFCPIYGLGFVSIIVFLDHYKDNLIALYILSTLLTSIIEYVTGYLLEKIFKSKWWDYTEDPFNLHGRICLHFSLAWGVAAVAIVKIIHPIFFIFVNILPLNIGIYIFYVLISYFIIDLILTISSLIQLNIILSKLTFISGELKRRYSYIISVTKEKAIGTAQDMEEGFKDLIDSYNKNLSKINFNHKRLIKAFPNMKSTYFDSIITELKEKISSLKDLIK, from the coding sequence ATGCTTATACAAATACTAAATGGATTTTCAGTGTATGAAATAGTTTTTTTCTTTGCTATTTACTCTTTTTTAGGTTGGTGTATCGAGGTTGCTTATGCTTATACAAATAGAGGCTACTTTGTAAACAGAGGTTTTTTATATGGTCCTTTCTGTCCAATATACGGACTAGGATTTGTATCAATTATTGTTTTTCTTGATCATTATAAAGATAACTTAATTGCATTATATATATTATCTACATTATTAACATCAATAATAGAGTATGTTACCGGATACCTATTAGAAAAGATATTTAAATCCAAATGGTGGGACTATACCGAAGACCCATTTAACTTACATGGCAGAATCTGTCTTCATTTTTCATTAGCCTGGGGAGTTGCTGCAGTTGCAATTGTAAAAATAATTCATCCTATTTTCTTTATCTTTGTAAATATCTTACCTTTAAATATAGGTATTTATATTTTTTACGTTCTTATTAGCTACTTTATAATCGACTTGATATTAACAATTAGTTCATTAATCCAACTTAATATAATTCTATCTAAATTAACATTTATAAGTGGAGAATTAAAAAGAAGATATTCATATATAATATCTGTAACTAAAGAAAAAGCAATTGGAACTGCTCAAGATATGGAAGAGGGATTTAAAGATTTGATTGACAGTTACAATAAAAACCTCTCAAAAATTAATTTTAATCATAAACGTCTTATAAAAGCTTTCCCTAATATGAAATCAACCTATTTTGATTCTATCATAACGGAATTAAAAGAAAAAATTTCATCATTAAAAGATTTAATAAAATAA
- a CDS encoding DUF378 domain-containing protein — protein sequence MKTLDIIALVLVIIGAINWGLIGFFQFDLVAALFGNMTAISRVIYALVGIAGLYAISFFAKDRYTSTNNTNNNCE from the coding sequence ATGAAAACTCTAGATATAATAGCGCTAGTTTTAGTTATAATTGGTGCAATAAACTGGGGGCTAATTGGCTTCTTCCAATTTGATTTAGTAGCTGCTCTATTTGGTAATATGACAGCTATAAGTAGAGTTATTTATGCCCTTGTTGGTATTGCTGGACTTTATGCTATTTCATTTTTTGCAAAAGATAGATACACTAGCACAAATAATACTAATAATAACTGTGAATAA
- a CDS encoding Lrp/AsnC ligand binding domain-containing protein encodes MQNVNLDELDLQILDILIKDCRTPYLEIARMCHVSGGTIHVRMKKMEDLGIITGTRILLNLPKLGYDVCCYVGIYVDKTSSFSSVFDELSKIKEVVELHLITGNYSVFAKVICKSISDLQDILMNKINTVTGIERTDTFISLSQPIDRNIQL; translated from the coding sequence ATGCAAAATGTTAATTTGGATGAATTAGATTTACAAATATTAGATATTTTAATTAAAGATTGTAGAACTCCTTATTTAGAAATAGCAAGAATGTGTCATGTTAGTGGTGGAACTATTCACGTTAGAATGAAGAAGATGGAAGACCTAGGAATAATAACTGGGACAAGGATTCTTTTAAATCTTCCAAAACTGGGTTATGACGTTTGTTGCTATGTAGGTATTTATGTAGATAAGACATCATCTTTTTCTTCGGTATTTGATGAATTATCTAAAATTAAAGAAGTCGTTGAACTTCACCTTATTACAGGAAACTATTCTGTATTTGCAAAAGTAATTTGTAAGAGTATTTCTGACCTTCAGGATATATTAATGAATAAAATAAATACAGTTACAGGAATTGAAAGAACAGACACATTTATATCATTATCACAACCTATAGATCGTAACATACAACTTTAA
- a CDS encoding CehA/McbA family metallohydrolase, with product MSKHKKHRSEDLQKFDPKNIKILYGIPHCHTNISTGKCSALEALEYAKKNRLDFLIITDHNRYFSSNSHKEHNSKWDELKRTLDRFNKKNEDFVGIVGFEASSNPWGHLNIVNSSSCFSGVIRNFNNLMLWMIANGNSYISINHPGSIVEQIPFSPFLNKFINTIEVGNGSYPNKYHRYSKRYFSMLDKGWMLGAVNAQDNHQLNFGDTENLTGVLVNKLDKTSIISSLRNRRCFSSESRTLKFYFTINSSFMGEELITEKNNKLHFYIHAEDRVNIIEEVQIITSGGRILKTLKEISLHNLKYSISFPASERERWYVIKLIQKNNREAISSPIFIKIKNS from the coding sequence TTGAGTAAACATAAGAAACATAGATCAGAGGATTTACAAAAATTTGATCCAAAAAATATTAAAATATTATATGGAATACCTCACTGCCACACTAATATATCAACAGGAAAATGTTCAGCCTTAGAAGCATTAGAATACGCAAAAAAGAATAGGCTAGACTTTTTGATAATAACTGATCATAATCGCTATTTCTCAAGTAATTCACATAAAGAGCATAACTCAAAATGGGATGAATTAAAGAGAACATTGGATAGATTTAATAAAAAAAACGAAGACTTCGTTGGAATAGTTGGTTTTGAGGCAAGTTCTAACCCTTGGGGCCACCTAAATATAGTTAATTCATCATCATGCTTTTCAGGAGTTATTAGAAACTTTAACAATTTAATGCTCTGGATGATTGCCAATGGAAATTCTTATATATCAATTAATCATCCTGGAAGTATCGTAGAACAGATACCTTTTAGCCCTTTTTTAAATAAGTTTATTAATACAATAGAAGTAGGAAATGGCTCCTATCCAAATAAATATCATAGATATTCAAAAAGATATTTCTCAATGCTTGATAAAGGTTGGATGCTCGGGGCAGTAAATGCTCAGGATAATCACCAATTGAACTTTGGTGACACTGAAAATCTTACAGGAGTATTAGTGAACAAATTAGATAAAACTTCTATAATAAGTTCCCTCAGAAATAGAAGATGTTTTTCAAGTGAATCTAGAACATTAAAATTCTACTTTACAATCAATAGTTCCTTTATGGGCGAAGAACTTATTACTGAAAAAAATAACAAGTTACACTTCTATATTCACGCTGAAGATAGAGTTAACATTATCGAAGAAGTTCAAATAATAACCTCAGGAGGTAGGATACTTAAGACTCTAAAAGAAATCTCTCTTCATAATTTAAAATACTCAATTTCGTTTCCTGCTTCTGAGAGAGAGAGATGGTACGTAATTAAGCTAATTCAAAAAAATAATAGAGAAGCTATCAGTTCTCCTATATTTATAAAAATAAAAAACTCCTGA
- a CDS encoding gamma carbonic anhydrase family protein — MEYSFDKVYPKVHDEAFIADNVDIIGKVDIHKDVSVWFGTVIRGDINSISIDERSNIQDNSTVHVDTNNPVVIGKNVTIGHNSIIHGCTIGNNVLIGMGSIVLNGATIGENTIIGAGSIVTENKNIPSGVLCFGSPAKVIRELSQEEIRNIGASAERYIKLSKKYK; from the coding sequence ATGGAGTATTCATTTGATAAAGTTTATCCAAAAGTACACGATGAAGCTTTTATTGCAGATAATGTAGATATAATAGGTAAAGTAGATATACATAAGGACGTAAGTGTTTGGTTTGGCACAGTTATACGAGGAGATATTAATAGTATAAGTATAGATGAGAGGTCAAATATTCAAGATAATAGTACTGTGCATGTGGATACTAATAATCCAGTGGTAATTGGAAAAAATGTTACTATAGGTCATAATTCAATTATACATGGTTGCACCATAGGTAATAATGTTTTGATTGGAATGGGGTCAATAGTACTAAATGGAGCAACTATTGGAGAAAATACAATAATAGGGGCAGGTAGCATAGTAACAGAAAATAAAAATATACCTTCAGGTGTCCTATGTTTTGGTTCTCCTGCGAAAGTTATAAGGGAGCTTTCACAAGAGGAAATTAGGAATATAGGTGCGTCTGCTGAGAGATATATAAAACTTTCAAAAAAATATAAGTAA
- a CDS encoding CvfB family protein, protein MIKLGDFNNLEVVRESSVGYYLSGTDDGILLPYGNTLDRKLTVGEEVHAFIYRDSRDRLIATLKTPLATIHTVAYLEVKSITELGAFIDFGLERDIFVPIREQKYKLEVGKKYLFYIYEDKTKRLAATTDIDRALDIWEDVTLGEETTGIVYGYQTNGSLMVAVNGLCRGVILNNEYFSDVRPGDEIKARVKKIYEDGKVGLTPRKQKLEERSVLQEKILQYLKDNGGFMKYNDKSSPDVIKEVFNSSKNYFKMALGGLMREGIISQDANGTKLIDK, encoded by the coding sequence ATGATTAAATTAGGTGATTTTAACAATCTAGAGGTTGTAAGAGAAAGTTCAGTTGGATATTATCTAAGTGGGACTGATGATGGTATATTATTACCATATGGAAATACTCTAGATAGAAAGCTTACAGTAGGTGAAGAGGTTCATGCTTTTATATATAGAGATTCTAGAGATAGGCTTATTGCCACTCTTAAGACACCTCTAGCAACTATTCATACAGTTGCATATCTAGAAGTAAAATCTATAACTGAATTAGGTGCATTTATTGACTTTGGTCTTGAAAGAGACATATTTGTACCTATAAGGGAACAGAAATATAAGCTAGAAGTAGGAAAGAAATATTTATTCTACATATATGAAGATAAAACGAAGAGATTAGCTGCAACAACTGATATTGATAGAGCACTTGATATATGGGAAGATGTTACCTTGGGCGAAGAAACAACTGGTATTGTATATGGATATCAGACAAATGGTTCTCTTATGGTAGCTGTAAATGGTCTATGCAGAGGTGTGATTCTTAATAATGAATATTTCTCTGATGTAAGGCCTGGCGATGAAATAAAGGCAAGGGTAAAGAAGATATATGAAGATGGAAAAGTTGGCCTAACACCTAGAAAACAAAAGCTTGAGGAAAGAAGTGTGCTTCAAGAAAAGATATTACAATATCTTAAAGATAACGGTGGGTTCATGAAATATAACGATAAGTCTTCACCAGATGTTATAAAAGAAGTTTTTAATTCAAGCAAAAATTACTTTAAGATGGCATTGGGTGGGCTTATGAGAGAAGGAATTATAAGTCAAGACGCAAATGGAACAAAGTTAATTGATAAATAG
- a CDS encoding ComEC/Rec2 family competence protein — protein MKKFGKRIIAIMILFLFTTCFNAFGIENLSNVTRVQVLSTGQSDVILILSKEFNILIDTGVEDYSSKLIAHLKSESVDKLDYVILTHYHNDHFGGLEAVLKSVKVAHLMLPEFCVNKNEKEKVMKVVESSKVKYEYVKAGWYLEHNDIHLKALTPTKPSKVLENNNSMVLLGEIADLRYLFMADAERDLEKQVMKNNDIKDIDVLKVAHHGIGSGTYKDFVRKVKPSVAIITSNGEESPNSEVVKNLTDIKCNVFRTDQYGDIMVLSEKDDAGVVHLEVYSRKN, from the coding sequence ATGAAAAAATTTGGGAAAAGAATTATCGCAATTATGATTTTATTTCTATTTACTACATGTTTCAATGCATTTGGAATAGAGAATCTTTCAAATGTTACAAGAGTTCAGGTATTAAGTACTGGGCAAAGTGATGTAATATTGATACTTAGTAAAGAATTTAATATTCTTATTGATACTGGAGTTGAAGATTATAGTTCCAAGCTTATAGCACATTTAAAAAGTGAATCAGTTGATAAATTGGATTATGTTATACTTACACATTATCATAATGATCATTTTGGAGGGCTAGAAGCTGTATTAAAATCTGTAAAAGTAGCACACTTGATGCTTCCAGAATTCTGCGTAAATAAAAATGAAAAAGAGAAAGTTATGAAAGTTGTAGAATCCTCCAAGGTTAAATATGAATATGTAAAGGCTGGATGGTATCTAGAACATAATGACATACATCTTAAAGCCCTTACACCAACAAAACCAAGCAAGGTTCTAGAGAACAATAATTCAATGGTGCTCTTAGGGGAAATAGCTGATTTAAGGTATTTATTTATGGCAGATGCTGAAAGAGATTTAGAAAAGCAAGTTATGAAAAACAACGATATTAAGGATATAGATGTTTTAAAAGTTGCTCATCATGGAATTGGTAGTGGAACGTATAAAGATTTTGTAAGAAAGGTTAAGCCAAGCGTAGCAATAATAACTTCTAATGGTGAAGAAAGTCCTAATAGTGAGGTAGTGAAGAACCTAACAGATATTAAATGCAATGTCTTTAGAACAGATCAATATGGAGATATAATGGTTTTAAGTGAAAAAGATGATGCTGGAGTTGTTCACTTAGAAGTATATTCGAGAAAAAATTAG
- a CDS encoding calcium-translocating P-type ATPase, PMCA-type — protein sequence MWYTKNTSEVLKDLNVDESIGLSTEEAKKRIEKYGENKLASKKKKSIFQLFLAQLADFMIYILLAAALISGIMGEISDAIIIIIVILVNAIVGVVQESKAEKALEALKELSTPKAVVKRNGELTEIPSEEVVPGDIVIIDAGRYIPADLRLIESANLKMEESAFTGESVPADKDANVIIEGKVGVGDQHNMVFMSTLATYGRGIGVVVGTGMDTEIGKIAKMLDEEVEDSTPLQKKLEQLGKYLGIGSIGICFFIFIVSMFQKRDVFEMLLTSISLAVAAIPEGLPAIVAIVLAMGVQRMIKENAIIRKLPAVETLGSVNIICSDKTGTLTQNKMTVTKFYANDKLLHIEDLDFNLETNKLLIECMMLCNDATYSESSKTGDPTEIALLEAGFKYDITKDIINAEHKRIDEVPFDSDRKLMSTVNSYGQKYKVFTKGAIDSILKISTKLMLNGQILDLTENMKKDILKAVDLMSDDALRVLAGAYKDIDAPPHIGLDEIEKDLIFIGMVGMIDPPRLEVKDSISLCKNAGITPVMITGDYKNTAFAIAKELGIADSLNQSISGEDIDKLNDEDFSNKVRDLRVFARVSPEHKVKIVKAFKSHGNIVSMTGDGVNDAPSLKAADIGVAMGITGTDVAKGAADMVLTDDNFTTIVSAVEEGRNIFSNIKKSIVFLLSCNLGEIITLFVAILLNWDSPLLPIHLLWVNLITDSLPALALGVDPGDKGVMDLPPRNPKESIFGGSTKLMLPLNGILIGALTLVAFRVGEYLYPNSVPHARTMAFVVLSVSQLFYALSIRNDRKSIFQIGLFSNRFLIIAIIIGIILQASVITITPIAELFKVYSLTLKDWGFVILLSLVPLVINELLKIILRNKEI from the coding sequence ATGTGGTATACGAAAAATACTTCCGAGGTATTAAAAGATCTGAACGTAGATGAATCTATAGGCTTATCTACTGAAGAAGCTAAAAAGAGAATCGAAAAGTATGGTGAGAATAAATTAGCCAGTAAAAAGAAAAAAAGCATATTTCAGCTATTCCTCGCACAGTTAGCTGACTTTATGATTTATATACTTTTAGCCGCTGCATTGATATCAGGAATAATGGGCGAAATCAGCGATGCTATAATAATCATTATTGTAATACTTGTAAATGCTATTGTTGGAGTTGTTCAGGAATCTAAAGCTGAAAAAGCTTTAGAAGCTTTAAAAGAGCTTTCTACTCCAAAGGCTGTTGTAAAAAGAAATGGAGAATTAACAGAGATTCCATCTGAAGAAGTTGTTCCAGGGGATATAGTTATAATAGATGCAGGCAGATATATACCTGCGGACTTAAGATTAATTGAAAGCGCAAACCTTAAGATGGAAGAGTCTGCTTTTACGGGTGAATCTGTACCTGCAGATAAAGATGCAAATGTAATAATCGAAGGAAAAGTAGGTGTTGGAGATCAACACAACATGGTATTTATGTCTACTCTAGCTACTTACGGAAGAGGTATTGGTGTTGTTGTCGGTACTGGTATGGATACTGAAATAGGTAAAATAGCAAAAATGCTTGATGAAGAGGTTGAAGATTCAACTCCACTTCAAAAAAAGCTTGAACAGTTAGGCAAGTATTTAGGCATAGGCTCTATTGGAATATGCTTTTTCATTTTTATAGTTTCTATGTTCCAAAAAAGAGATGTTTTTGAAATGCTACTTACCTCAATTAGCTTAGCTGTTGCAGCTATACCAGAAGGACTTCCTGCAATAGTAGCAATTGTTTTAGCTATGGGTGTTCAAAGAATGATTAAAGAGAACGCCATTATAAGAAAGCTTCCTGCAGTTGAAACCCTTGGATCAGTTAATATAATATGTTCGGACAAAACAGGTACTCTTACCCAGAATAAAATGACTGTAACTAAATTTTATGCGAATGATAAGCTACTTCATATTGAAGATTTAGATTTCAACCTTGAAACTAACAAGCTATTAATTGAATGCATGATGCTCTGCAATGATGCTACATATTCAGAAAGCTCAAAAACGGGTGATCCTACAGAAATTGCTCTATTAGAAGCTGGTTTTAAATATGATATTACTAAGGATATTATAAATGCTGAGCATAAAAGGATTGACGAAGTTCCTTTTGACTCAGATAGAAAGCTTATGTCAACAGTTAATTCATATGGACAAAAATATAAAGTCTTTACTAAAGGTGCTATTGACAGCATTTTAAAAATTTCTACTAAGCTTATGCTTAATGGGCAAATCCTAGATTTGACTGAAAATATGAAAAAAGATATTCTAAAAGCTGTAGATTTAATGTCTGACGACGCACTTAGAGTTCTAGCCGGGGCATATAAAGATATTGACGCTCCACCACATATTGGATTAGATGAAATAGAAAAAGATCTAATCTTTATAGGAATGGTTGGAATGATTGATCCTCCAAGATTAGAAGTTAAAGACTCTATCTCATTATGCAAAAATGCTGGAATTACACCAGTTATGATTACTGGCGATTATAAAAATACAGCTTTTGCCATCGCTAAAGAACTTGGAATTGCAGATAGTTTAAATCAATCAATTTCTGGTGAAGATATCGATAAATTAAATGATGAAGACTTCAGTAATAAAGTAAGAGATCTAAGAGTGTTCGCAAGAGTATCTCCTGAACATAAAGTAAAAATAGTTAAAGCTTTTAAATCACATGGCAACATTGTTTCAATGACTGGGGATGGAGTAAATGATGCTCCCTCGTTAAAAGCTGCTGATATTGGTGTAGCTATGGGGATAACTGGTACTGACGTAGCAAAAGGTGCTGCTGACATGGTGTTGACGGATGATAACTTTACGACAATAGTCTCTGCCGTAGAAGAAGGAAGAAACATTTTTAGTAATATAAAAAAATCCATAGTTTTTTTACTTTCTTGCAACCTTGGTGAAATAATAACTTTATTTGTAGCTATATTGCTAAACTGGGATTCACCTCTACTACCAATACATTTACTTTGGGTAAATCTAATAACTGATAGCTTACCTGCTTTAGCGTTAGGTGTTGACCCTGGTGATAAAGGAGTTATGGATCTTCCTCCAAGAAATCCAAAGGAGAGTATCTTTGGCGGAAGCACAAAGTTAATGCTACCACTTAACGGAATACTAATAGGAGCATTGACATTAGTGGCTTTTAGAGTAGGTGAGTACCTATATCCCAATTCAGTTCCACATGCTAGAACCATGGCTTTTGTAGTGCTTAGTGTTTCACAATTATTTTATGCACTTTCAATCAGGAATGATAGAAAATCCATCTTCCAAATCGGTCTATTTTCTAATAGATTCTTGATTATAGCTATAATAATTGGAATTATTCTTCAAGCCTCTGTTATAACAATAACACCTATAGCAGAATTATTTAAAGTATATTCCCTTACCCTTAAAGATTGGGGATTTGTAATATTACTATCTCTAGTACCATTGGTTATAAATGAATTGCTCAAGATAATTTTAAGGAACAAAGAAATATAA
- a CDS encoding YaaR family protein, which yields MEISRVGRKTAVQSEERKKIDSKKDFSQSFNKERQKKSEEQLKDLMDDIKKKGNRLVITKSYADVRAYKNQIKEYLKSVLEYMYNVKKDISFWQTQYFITVDTIDAKLQEITDALLSEEKDNISIASTVDEIQGLMVDIYK from the coding sequence ATGGAGATATCAAGAGTAGGTAGAAAAACTGCTGTCCAAAGTGAAGAAAGAAAGAAAATAGATAGTAAAAAGGATTTTTCGCAGAGTTTTAATAAGGAAAGACAAAAAAAATCTGAAGAGCAGTTAAAAGATTTGATGGATGATATAAAGAAAAAGGGTAATAGACTTGTAATTACTAAAAGCTATGCAGATGTTAGAGCCTATAAAAATCAAATTAAAGAGTACTTAAAGTCAGTACTAGAGTATATGTACAATGTAAAAAAAGATATAAGTTTCTGGCAGACTCAGTATTTTATAACAGTTGATACAATAGATGCAAAGCTACAGGAAATTACTGACGCTCTTTTATCTGAAGAAAAAGATAATATTTCTATTGCATCTACTGTAGATGAAATTCAAGGACTTATGGTAGATATTTACAAATAG